A genomic stretch from Bacteroidota bacterium includes:
- the queG gene encoding tRNA epoxyqueuosine(34) reductase QueG, whose product MDKALHTRLIKEEARRLGFSFCGVSKAGFLDDEARRLERWLQQGMHGQMGYMENHFDKRLDPTKLVEGAKSVVSFLYNYYTPQQQQHADAPKISKYAYHTDYHFVVKDKLKQLLQFITDTIGEVHGRAFVDSAPVMERAWAKKSGLGWTGKHTLLINKQRGSYFFLGELIIDLELEPDAPIKDYCGTCTACIDACPTEAITPYWVDGSKCISYLTIELKDEIPAEFKGKMDNWAFGCDICQQVCPWNRFSQPHNEPEFEPHPDLMTMDARQWHEITEDVFKQLFKNSPVKRTGYKGLKRTLTFLKGD is encoded by the coding sequence ATGGACAAAGCCCTGCATACCCGACTGATAAAAGAAGAAGCCCGCCGATTGGGTTTTAGCTTTTGCGGTGTGAGTAAAGCAGGCTTTTTAGACGATGAAGCCCGCCGTTTAGAGCGTTGGTTGCAGCAAGGAATGCACGGCCAAATGGGGTACATGGAAAACCATTTTGATAAACGCCTCGACCCTACAAAACTGGTGGAGGGGGCAAAATCAGTGGTGTCGTTTCTATATAATTATTACACCCCGCAGCAACAACAACACGCTGATGCTCCCAAAATAAGCAAGTATGCCTACCACACGGATTATCATTTTGTGGTGAAGGATAAGCTGAAACAACTATTGCAATTTATTACCGATACGATTGGCGAGGTGCACGGACGGGCGTTTGTTGACAGTGCCCCTGTGATGGAGCGGGCTTGGGCTAAGAAAAGTGGTTTGGGCTGGACGGGTAAGCATACCTTGCTGATTAATAAACAACGGGGCAGTTATTTTTTTTTGGGGGAGTTGATTATTGACCTTGAATTGGAGCCTGATGCCCCTATTAAGGACTATTGCGGTACTTGCACCGCCTGCATTGATGCCTGCCCTACGGAGGCGATTACCCCCTATTGGGTAGATGGCAGCAAGTGCATCAGCTATCTTACTATTGAGTTGAAGGACGAGATACCTGCCGAGTTTAAAGGGAAAATGGATAACTGGGCGTTTGGCTGCGATATATGCCAACAGGTATGCCCTTGGAACCGTTTTAGCCAACCCCACAACGAACCTGAGTTTGAACCTCACCCTGATTTGATGACGATGGATGCCCGCCAATGGCACGAAATAACCGAAGATGTGTTTAAGCAACTGTTTAAAAACAGTCCGGTGAAACGTACCGGATACAAAGGCTTAAAGCGTACTCTTACTTTTTTAAAAGGAGATTGA